AATAGTCATAATCTTGTCTTATATTGCTCCTGGTACCCTGAAAAAACTACCCACCACAACACCTCCTAACGAGCTGTATAGTTATCCAGATTTCTGATTGCGCGAGAACGAGTATCTCTCAACGCGGCGGTTCGTAGTAATATTGGGGTCTTCTCACAGGGTTCTCTCACCAAAGGTTAATACAGGGCATTATAACACGCGCCAGGCCGATTGCGAAATCAAGGCCAACGGCCAACCCTCAACGGCGAACCGTTGCAACGATTACCAAAGAATTTGCAGCCTGATAACATTCGGGGTAAATTTAGACAACGATTTGGCTTGCCTATTACTTGAGCAGGAGCATGACATGTCAACCAATCAAACCAAAAGCCTGGGCGTTCTTACCAGCGGCGGCGACGCCCCAGGCATGAACGCGGCCGTGCGAGCCGTGGTGCGCACAGCGCTGGACCGAGGCGTGGCGGTATACGCCATTTACGAAGGCTACCGGGGCATGGTTGAGGGCGGCAACCGCATCCGCCAGATGGATTGGGACTCGGTGGGGGGCATCATTCAGCAGGGCGGCACGGTTATTGGTTCGGCCCGTTGCCAGGAATTTCGCACCCGCGAGGGACGGCGACAGGCCGCCCGCAACCTGTTGGAATACGGCATTGATAGCCTGGTGATCATTGGCGGCGACGGTAGTTTGACCGGGGCCAATCTCTTCAGGCAGGAATGGCCGGAATTGCTGGCCGAATTGGTTGAGCAGGGCCAGCTTAGCCAGAAGCAAGCCGAGCAGCACCCCCACCTGAAAATCGCCGGGATGGTCGGTTCTATTGACAACGACATGTTTGGCACCGATATGACCATCGGCGCGGATACGGCCCTGCGCCGCATTGCCGAAGCCGTTGACGCCATTTCCAGCACCGCCGCCAGCCATCAACGCACCTTTGTGGTTGAGGTGATGGGGCGTCATTGCGGCTACTTGGCCCTGATGAGCGCCCTGGCCACCGGCGCGGGTTGGGTTTTGATCCCCGAAAGCCCGCCGGAGATGGATGATTGGGAAGATGAAATGTGCCGGGTTTTAAAGGCCGGCCGTGATGCCGGTCGGCGGGCCAGCATTGTGATTGTGGCCGAAGGCGCCCAGGATAAAAACGGGCAGCCCATTTCCAGCGACTACGTTAAAAAGATATTGGAGGAACGATTGGGCGAAGACACCCGGGTGACGATTTTGGGTCACGTCCAGCGGGGCGGCTCCCCCGGCGCTTTTGACCGCTATCTGACTACTTTGCTGGGCCACGCTGCCGTAGAGGAAATCCTGTCCACTCCCCCAGATAGCGAACCGCAACTCATTGGCATTCGCCACAACCGGATCATCCAGTCGCCTTTGATGGCGTGCGTAAAAGAAACGCACGATATTGCCGACGTGATTGCCGCTCAAAATTACGAAAAAGCTATGGAAATGCGCGGCGGCAGTTTTAAGCAAGCCTTCCACATTCTTAGCACCTTGCAACGAGCCAAGCCTCATCAGCCGGAACCAGGCCAGAAACAACTGAAACTGGCGGTGATGAATGCGGGCATGCTGGCCCCCGGCATGAACACTGCCGTGCGCACCGCCGTCAGGTTGGGCCTTGATCAGGGCCATACAATTTTGGCCATCAGAAATGGGTTCCAGGGCTTTATCAACGGAGAGATTGAAGCGATGCAGTGGATGAGCGTAAGCAATTGGGCCTCCCGGGGCGGGTCCGAGTTGGGCACCACGCGGAAAGTGCCCACCGCCAGCGACTTTTATGCCATGGCCCGCCATATTGAAGAGCATCAGATTCAGGGGCTGCTGATGATTGGCGGCTGGCCCGGTTATGCCGCCATTTACCAACTGTATAGTAAACGAAATGAATTTCCCGCCTTCAACATCCCCATGATCTGCCTGCCCGCCACCATTAACAACAATCTGCCCGGCTGCGAGTTGAGCATTGGCATTGATACGGCGCTGAACAATATTGTGGAAGCGGTGGATAAAATCAAACAATCGGCCATGGCCGCCCGGCGCTGCTTCATTGTGGAAGTAATGGGCGGCTACTGCGGCTTTTTGGCCTTAATGAGCGGGCTGGCCACAGGCGCCGAACGGGTTTACCTGCACGAAGAGGGCGTGACTTTGAATGATTTGCAAACAGACCTGACCCACCTGGTGGAAGGATTTGAACACGGCAAACGATTAGGCTTAATGATCCGTAACGAAAAAGCCAACCCTTTGTACAGCACCGATTTTATGCGCGCCCTCTTTGAAGAAGAAGGCGGCGACCTGTTTGACGTGCGCCAGGCTATTTTGGGACACTTGCAAATTGGCGGCGACCCTTCGCCCTTCGATCGCATTCAAGCGACCCAATTGGCGGCCCGGTGCATAGATTTTCTGGTTGAGCAAATAAAAAAAGGTTCCGCCCCTGTTGCGGCCATTGGCCAGCAAGGTGGCAAAGTACAGATTTCCAGTCTGGAAGATTTTCCGCGCCTGGTTGATCTGGAACGCCAACGCCCTAAAGAGCAGTGGTGGCTGGACCTGCGCCTGATTGCCAGGGTGATGGCCCAACCGGGACCAAAAAATGTTTAACATTAGCCCGTTGGAACGTTTTTAAGGCCGTGTTGCGTAAATAAACCTTTGTGCTATAATCTCCCCCAACGGCTGTGACGGAGAAAAGTAAGCCATCTCCCGGATTTTAGAGACGCGCCGGTTGGTGCAAGGTGCGCAAAGGGTTGGCTGAATTCCACTCTTGAGCCGGCGGCGATGAGCCGACCCGGATGCGCCCGTTATCGCGCGTGCGTGTTATCACGCCATAGAGATTGCCGCAACTGAACTTGCGGCGAAAAAAGGTGGCACCGCGAGAAAACAGCCTCGCCCTTTTAGGGGCGGGGCTTTTTGTTACAAGGTAGCAAGGTGACAGAGTAGCAGGGATGATGTCACTTTGTTACTCTGCTACCCTGATACTCTACTAATTACTTAAGGAGGAATCTTGTGCTTGACCTAAACTTTATCCGCGAAAACCCTGATCAAGTCAAAGCCGCGCTGGTCAACCTGAATACCGAGGCGCCCATTGACGAAATTTTGGAACTGGACCGGCAGCGGCGCGATATTCTGAAAGAGGTGGAAACTCTGCGCCAGGAACGTAACGCCGGCAGCAAGGCCATTGGCCAACTGATGCGCCAGGGCAAAAAAGATGAAGCCGAAACCCAAAAACAGCGCATGACTGATCTTGGCGACCGGATCAGCCGGCTTGACGAGCAATTGCGCCGGATAGAAACCGACCTGTTGGACAAGCAGCTTTACGTGCCCAACATGCCCGGCCCCGGCGTGCCAGTTGGGCCGGATGAAAACCACAATGTTGAAGTGCGGCGGTGGGGCGAACTGCCCAAATTTGATTTTGCCCCCAAAGCCCACTGGGACCTGGGCGAAGCATTGGACATTATTGATTTTGAGCGCGGCGTAAAAATCAGCGGCACGCGCTTTTACGTGTTCAAGGGCGCGGGCGCGGCCCTGCATCGCGCTTTGACCAACTTTTTCCTGGATGTGGGCGTCCGGGAACACGGCTACACCGAAGTTTACCCGCCCTTTATGGTGCGCGAGCAGGCCGCCATTGGCGCGGCCCACCTGCCCAAGTTCCGCGACAATATGTACTACGACGCCGAAGAAGATTACTGGTTCATCGGCACCGCCGAAGTGCCGCTGACCAATCTTTTTGCCGGCGAGATTCTGGACGCCGAACAACTGCCGATCAAGTATCTGGCCCATACCCCCTGCTTTCGCCGCGAGAAGATGAGCGCCGGGCGCGACGTGCGCGGCATCAAACGGGTACACCAATTTGAAAAAGTAGAGATGTACCATTATACTCTGCCCGAAGAAAGTTACGAGCACCTGGAACAAATTGTGGCCAACGCCGAAGACCTGTGCCGGCGGCTCAACCTGCCCTACCGGGTGGTGCAGATGCGCACCGGCGACCTGGGCTTTGCCGCCGCCAAAAAATATGACCTGGAAGCCTGGGTGCCCGGGCCCGAAGGCAAAGGCGAATGGCTGGAAATCAGCAGTTGCAGCAACTGTGTTGACTTCCAAGCCCGCCGGGCCAATGTTCGCTTCCGCCGCGAGCCAGGGGCCAGGCCAGAGTTCATCCATACCCTCAACGGGAGCGGCCTGCCTCCGGGACGATTGATGATCGCCGTACTGGAAAACTACCAGCAAGCCGACGGCAGCATTGTGGTGCCGGAAGTGCTGCGGCCGTATATGGGCGGATTAGAGGTCATACTCTAATTGTTTAGGCAGCGTAATAGGATCACGTGTTACATATCACGTGTCAGGCAAAACGGAGGTGATCTTTGCCCCAAAACCCAAACAGCCACACCACCCCGGCCATCCTGGCCCTGGCCGACGGCACGATCTTTTACGGCCAATCCTTTGGCGCGCCGGTCACCATCACCGGCGAAGTGGTATTCAACACCAGCCTGACCGGCTACCAGGAAATTCTCACCGACCCCTCGTACTGCGGCCAAATCGTGACCATGACCTATCCCCACATTGGCAACGTGGGCGTTAACCCGGAAGATGTTGAAGCCAACCGTCCCTGGGCCGCCGGGCTGATTGTGCGCGAGGTCAGCCGCCGGGTGAGCAATTACCGGGCCACCCAATCGCTGCCGAACTATTTACGGGAGAACAGCCTGCCCGGCCTCACCGAG
This is a stretch of genomic DNA from Anaerolineae bacterium. It encodes these proteins:
- a CDS encoding 6-phosphofructokinase, giving the protein MSTNQTKSLGVLTSGGDAPGMNAAVRAVVRTALDRGVAVYAIYEGYRGMVEGGNRIRQMDWDSVGGIIQQGGTVIGSARCQEFRTREGRRQAARNLLEYGIDSLVIIGGDGSLTGANLFRQEWPELLAELVEQGQLSQKQAEQHPHLKIAGMVGSIDNDMFGTDMTIGADTALRRIAEAVDAISSTAASHQRTFVVEVMGRHCGYLALMSALATGAGWVLIPESPPEMDDWEDEMCRVLKAGRDAGRRASIVIVAEGAQDKNGQPISSDYVKKILEERLGEDTRVTILGHVQRGGSPGAFDRYLTTLLGHAAVEEILSTPPDSEPQLIGIRHNRIIQSPLMACVKETHDIADVIAAQNYEKAMEMRGGSFKQAFHILSTLQRAKPHQPEPGQKQLKLAVMNAGMLAPGMNTAVRTAVRLGLDQGHTILAIRNGFQGFINGEIEAMQWMSVSNWASRGGSELGTTRKVPTASDFYAMARHIEEHQIQGLLMIGGWPGYAAIYQLYSKRNEFPAFNIPMICLPATINNNLPGCELSIGIDTALNNIVEAVDKIKQSAMAARRCFIVEVMGGYCGFLALMSGLATGAERVYLHEEGVTLNDLQTDLTHLVEGFEHGKRLGLMIRNEKANPLYSTDFMRALFEEEGGDLFDVRQAILGHLQIGGDPSPFDRIQATQLAARCIDFLVEQIKKGSAPVAAIGQQGGKVQISSLEDFPRLVDLERQRPKEQWWLDLRLIARVMAQPGPKNV
- the serS gene encoding serine--tRNA ligase, which codes for MLDLNFIRENPDQVKAALVNLNTEAPIDEILELDRQRRDILKEVETLRQERNAGSKAIGQLMRQGKKDEAETQKQRMTDLGDRISRLDEQLRRIETDLLDKQLYVPNMPGPGVPVGPDENHNVEVRRWGELPKFDFAPKAHWDLGEALDIIDFERGVKISGTRFYVFKGAGAALHRALTNFFLDVGVREHGYTEVYPPFMVREQAAIGAAHLPKFRDNMYYDAEEDYWFIGTAEVPLTNLFAGEILDAEQLPIKYLAHTPCFRREKMSAGRDVRGIKRVHQFEKVEMYHYTLPEESYEHLEQIVANAEDLCRRLNLPYRVVQMRTGDLGFAAAKKYDLEAWVPGPEGKGEWLEISSCSNCVDFQARRANVRFRREPGARPEFIHTLNGSGLPPGRLMIAVLENYQQADGSIVVPEVLRPYMGGLEVIL